The following proteins are co-located in the Triplophysa dalaica isolate WHDGS20190420 chromosome 2, ASM1584641v1, whole genome shotgun sequence genome:
- the bora gene encoding protein aurora borealis isoform X2, with translation MMGDVAEFHITPDTPGRPAIFNPFESPNDYHRLHESLVPSPSVFRSSRSVLTTPAKFKWSIDEMANLLPVEIDPEDIHRQAVFLSQARADAEIEEKRQNAIDQFFTKGAIVPSPWGPLAAKQSVNLPYQKSSLSPPVMEENSPKKINVICQTGLSLPVDFNLEKVLGDYYRTEELTEQAQESLSSSSLRRKLFLDGHDSGSESSNPSSPEKNSHDEVSKNREMMSSVVVSPLQTGISTAGTPLSGQFSSSPIQSKGRAFSLGSVASPLFQGISSTAFKSPVLSPIMLQQSATPVTGERKRLSFLSPGSGPMGSSDVNMNQCEESPYVEGCSPIRSFSPLQTRPINRGCIWASPTLISPIFHPNLLDKGNVHPYEPSPPKYLDASSTGECGQRKGLQTVGSECEASMAVAEQMDEDVLVVKDLGAKIETGSEDEEDIIIREESCGWVPEEDTASPVGLISSRTSSSPNAESTHMFVSLLTEGSITPYEVSMQVDSGYNTHSVCTTSLMDTLNSDNQSREMLDMHTAEEGLLYARQTKPKCLICADSCRMAGYMQLHASES, from the exons ATGATGGGGGATGTAGCAGAGTTTCACATAACACCAGATACTCCGGGAAGACCTGCTATTTTTAACCCCTTTGAGAGCCCCAACGATTATCACCGATTGCATGAATCTCTGGTGCCCAGCCCATCTGTGTTCAGGAGCTCCAGGAGTGTATTAACA ACACCAGCTAAGTTTAAATGGTCCATTGACGAAATGGCAAATTTACTCCCAGTGGAAATAGACCCAGAGGATATTCACCGCCAGGCTGTTTTTCTGAGCCAAGCCAG AGCAGATGCAGAAATTGAGGAAAAACGACAGAATGCTATTGACCAG TTTTTTACTAAAGGTGCCATTGTTCCTTCCCCATGGGGACCCCTAGCTGCTAAACAATCGGTGAATCTGCCATATCAGAAAA GTTCTTTGTCCCCACCAGTTATGGAAGAGAACTCTCCTAAGAAAATTAATG TCATTTGTCAAACAGGCTTGTCTCTACCAGTGGACTTCAATCTTGAGAAAGTTCTAG GTGATTACTATAGGACAGAGGAGTTAACTGAGCAGGCGCAAGAAAGCCTTAGCAGCTCCTCTTTGCGGCGAAAGTTGTTTCTTGATGGCCATGACAGTGGCTCTGAGTCCTCTAACCCTTCCAGCCCAGAGAAAAATTCCCATGATGAAGTTTCCAAAAATCGagagatgatgtcatcagtcGTTGTCTCCCCACTTCAGACTGGAATTTCAACTGCGGGGACTCCTTTGTCT GGGCAGTTTTCATCCAGTCCTATTCAAAGCAAAGGTCGAGCGTTCAGTCTGGGCAGTGTTGCTAGTCCCTTGTTTCAAGGGATATCATCGACTGCTTTCAAGTCACCTGTTCTATCCCCTATCATGCTTCAGCAATCTGCAACACCTGTAACGG GTGAAAGAAAAAGGCTATCGTTTCTGTCCCCTGGCAGTGGTCCTATGGGCAGCTCTGATGTGAATATGAATCAGTGTGAAGAAAGCCCGTACGTGGAAGGGTGTTCCCCTATTCGCAGCTTCTCCCCCCTTCAGACCCGACCAATAAACAGAGGCTGCATTTGGGCCTCTCCTACCCTTATTTCTCCTATCTTTCACCCAAACCTTCTGGACAAAGGGAATGTCCATCCTTATGAACCTTCACCCCCTAAATACCTAGATGCCAGTTCAACCGGGGAATGTGGTCAAAGAAAAGGACTCCAAACTGTGGGGAGTGAGTGTGAAGCCTCCATGGCTGTTGCGGAGCAAATGGATGAAGATGTGTTGGTGGTAAAAGACCTAGGTGCAAAAATTGAGACTGGCAGTGAAGATGAGGAGGATATTATCATCAGAGAGGAATCCTGTGGTTGGGTTCCTGAAGAGGACACTGCATCACCAGTTGGACTGATCAGTTCTAGGACAAGCAGCTCGCCTAATGCTGAGAGCACACACATGTTTGTATCCTTGCTTACAGAAGGGAGCATCACGCCATATGAAGTTAGCATGCAG GTGGATAGTGGTTATAACACTCACTCAGTGTGCACCACCAGCTTAATGGACACCCTCAATTCAGACAACCAGAGTAGAGAAATGCTGGACATGCATACAGCTGAAGAAGGTCTACTTTACGCTAGACAAACTAAACCAAAG tgtttGATCTGTGCTGATTCTTGTCGTATGGCTGGTTACATGCAACTCCATGCAAGTGAATCGTGA
- the bora gene encoding protein aurora borealis isoform X1, whose translation MMGDVAEFHITPDTPGRPAIFNPFESPNDYHRLHESLVPSPSVFRSSRSVLTTPAKFKWSIDEMANLLPVEIDPEDIHRQAVFLSQARADAEIEEKRQNAIDQFFTKGAIVPSPWGPLAAKQSVNLPYQKSSLSPPVMEENSPKKINVICQTGLSLPVDFNLEKVLGDYYRTEELTEQAQESLSSSSLRRKLFLDGHDSGSESSNPSSPEKNSHDEVSKNREMMSSVVVSPLQTGISTAGTPLSGQFSSSPIQSKGRAFSLGSVASPLFQGISSTAFKSPVLSPIMLQQSATPVTGERKRLSFLSPGSGPMGSSDVNMNQCEESPYVEGCSPIRSFSPLQTRPINRGCIWASPTLISPIFHPNLLDKGNVHPYEPSPPKYLDASSTGECGQRKGLQTVGSECEASMAVAEQMDEDVLVVKDLGAKIETGSEDEEDIIIREESCGWVPEEDTASPVGLISSRTSSSPNAESTHMFVSLLTEGSITPYEVSMQVDSGYNTHSVCTTSLMDTLNSDNQSREMLDMHTAEEGLLYARQTKPKLFAHCTEHGGQIRLSTHCLSNSGGHITYSNQAV comes from the exons ATGATGGGGGATGTAGCAGAGTTTCACATAACACCAGATACTCCGGGAAGACCTGCTATTTTTAACCCCTTTGAGAGCCCCAACGATTATCACCGATTGCATGAATCTCTGGTGCCCAGCCCATCTGTGTTCAGGAGCTCCAGGAGTGTATTAACA ACACCAGCTAAGTTTAAATGGTCCATTGACGAAATGGCAAATTTACTCCCAGTGGAAATAGACCCAGAGGATATTCACCGCCAGGCTGTTTTTCTGAGCCAAGCCAG AGCAGATGCAGAAATTGAGGAAAAACGACAGAATGCTATTGACCAG TTTTTTACTAAAGGTGCCATTGTTCCTTCCCCATGGGGACCCCTAGCTGCTAAACAATCGGTGAATCTGCCATATCAGAAAA GTTCTTTGTCCCCACCAGTTATGGAAGAGAACTCTCCTAAGAAAATTAATG TCATTTGTCAAACAGGCTTGTCTCTACCAGTGGACTTCAATCTTGAGAAAGTTCTAG GTGATTACTATAGGACAGAGGAGTTAACTGAGCAGGCGCAAGAAAGCCTTAGCAGCTCCTCTTTGCGGCGAAAGTTGTTTCTTGATGGCCATGACAGTGGCTCTGAGTCCTCTAACCCTTCCAGCCCAGAGAAAAATTCCCATGATGAAGTTTCCAAAAATCGagagatgatgtcatcagtcGTTGTCTCCCCACTTCAGACTGGAATTTCAACTGCGGGGACTCCTTTGTCT GGGCAGTTTTCATCCAGTCCTATTCAAAGCAAAGGTCGAGCGTTCAGTCTGGGCAGTGTTGCTAGTCCCTTGTTTCAAGGGATATCATCGACTGCTTTCAAGTCACCTGTTCTATCCCCTATCATGCTTCAGCAATCTGCAACACCTGTAACGG GTGAAAGAAAAAGGCTATCGTTTCTGTCCCCTGGCAGTGGTCCTATGGGCAGCTCTGATGTGAATATGAATCAGTGTGAAGAAAGCCCGTACGTGGAAGGGTGTTCCCCTATTCGCAGCTTCTCCCCCCTTCAGACCCGACCAATAAACAGAGGCTGCATTTGGGCCTCTCCTACCCTTATTTCTCCTATCTTTCACCCAAACCTTCTGGACAAAGGGAATGTCCATCCTTATGAACCTTCACCCCCTAAATACCTAGATGCCAGTTCAACCGGGGAATGTGGTCAAAGAAAAGGACTCCAAACTGTGGGGAGTGAGTGTGAAGCCTCCATGGCTGTTGCGGAGCAAATGGATGAAGATGTGTTGGTGGTAAAAGACCTAGGTGCAAAAATTGAGACTGGCAGTGAAGATGAGGAGGATATTATCATCAGAGAGGAATCCTGTGGTTGGGTTCCTGAAGAGGACACTGCATCACCAGTTGGACTGATCAGTTCTAGGACAAGCAGCTCGCCTAATGCTGAGAGCACACACATGTTTGTATCCTTGCTTACAGAAGGGAGCATCACGCCATATGAAGTTAGCATGCAG GTGGATAGTGGTTATAACACTCACTCAGTGTGCACCACCAGCTTAATGGACACCCTCAATTCAGACAACCAGAGTAGAGAAATGCTGGACATGCATACAGCTGAAGAAGGTCTACTTTACGCTAGACAAACTAAACCAAAG TTGTTTGCCCACTGCACTGAGCATGGGGGACAAATCAGGCTCTCTACACATTGTTTATCGAACTCTGGAGGACACATTACCTATTCAAATCAAGCAGTGTAA